The proteins below come from a single Serpentinimonas raichei genomic window:
- a CDS encoding methyl-accepting chemotaxis protein, whose amino-acid sequence MVLVTSTQSRAITAQSEAVLAQKSEKLQLATLWAGLVETNVTRVQATFISANPELETLYRELIPQTVRQINEVQTRLAELATSAPERELMQRIAAQRQAVLDSLARARALREQGNAAGAMQEIAQQFNPGIAPYMSSLREFAALQATQLQQSQAVFAEYRNANILRSSAMLGVLILFILGGAAVLIRSIRAPLNDVMVFAQQMADGNIGARLSIERGDEFGQMSRTLNAMRDQIAQVVADVRHGTDGITAVAQEIAAGNQNLSERTEQSASNLEQTAASMESMSDAIGHSAASARTASELARTAGQSAQQGREVVGSVVHTMSEIQQASKKISEIISVIDGIAFQTNILALNAAVEAARAGEAGRGFAVVASEVRSLAGRSAEAAKEIKVLINNSVDRVGAGVGLVNQAGESIQAIVEQVERVRDVVAEISSASGEQAEGVAQINAAVSQLDQMTQQNAALVEQSAAAASAMSDQARQLSEVVRRFRLE is encoded by the coding sequence TTGGTCCTTGTCACATCCACGCAGTCGCGCGCCATCACAGCTCAATCGGAGGCCGTGCTGGCGCAAAAGAGCGAAAAGCTGCAACTGGCCACGCTCTGGGCCGGGCTGGTGGAAACCAACGTGACGCGGGTGCAAGCCACTTTCATTTCGGCCAACCCCGAACTCGAAACCCTGTACCGGGAGCTCATACCCCAGACGGTGCGCCAGATTAACGAGGTGCAAACCCGGCTCGCCGAGCTCGCCACCAGCGCGCCCGAGCGCGAACTGATGCAGCGCATTGCGGCGCAGCGCCAGGCGGTGCTGGATTCGCTGGCACGGGCAAGGGCGCTGCGCGAGCAGGGCAACGCGGCAGGGGCGATGCAAGAAATCGCCCAACAGTTCAACCCCGGTATTGCACCCTACATGAGCAGCCTGCGCGAATTTGCGGCGCTGCAAGCCACCCAGTTGCAGCAGTCGCAGGCGGTGTTTGCCGAATACCGCAACGCCAATATCCTCAGGTCCAGCGCCATGCTGGGGGTGCTGATCCTGTTTATTTTGGGGGGTGCAGCGGTGCTGATTCGCAGCATACGGGCGCCGCTGAACGATGTCATGGTCTTTGCGCAGCAGATGGCCGATGGCAACATCGGTGCGCGTTTGTCGATCGAGCGCGGCGATGAGTTCGGCCAGATGAGCCGCACCCTGAACGCCATGCGCGATCAGATTGCCCAGGTGGTGGCCGACGTGCGCCACGGCACCGACGGCATCACGGCGGTGGCACAGGAAATTGCGGCGGGCAACCAGAACCTGAGTGAGCGCACCGAACAAAGCGCCAGCAACCTGGAGCAGACCGCCGCCAGCATGGAGAGCATGTCGGACGCCATCGGGCACTCGGCCGCTTCAGCGCGCACCGCCAGCGAGCTGGCCCGCACCGCCGGCCAGAGTGCACAACAGGGGCGCGAGGTGGTGGGCAGCGTGGTGCATACCATGAGCGAGATCCAGCAAGCGTCGAAAAAAATCAGCGAAATCATCTCCGTCATCGACGGCATCGCGTTTCAGACCAATATCTTGGCGCTCAACGCCGCAGTCGAGGCAGCGCGGGCGGGTGAAGCCGGGCGCGGTTTTGCGGTCGTGGCCTCCGAAGTGCGCTCGCTGGCTGGGCGCAGCGCCGAAGCGGCCAAAGAGATCAAGGTGTTGATCAACAACAGCGTCGATCGGGTCGGGGCGGGCGTGGGTCTGGTGAACCAAGCGGGTGAATCGATCCAGGCCATCGTCGAACAGGTCGAGCGCGTGCGCGATGTGGTGGCCGAAATATCGAGCGCCTCGGGCGAGCAGGCCGAAGGCGTGGCGCAGATCAACGCCGCAGTCAGCCAGCTCGATCAGATGACGCAGCAAAACGCGGCGCTGGTCGAGCAAAGCGCGGCGGCCGCCAGCGCCATGAGCGATCAGGCGCGCCAGCTCTCGGAGGTGGTGCGCCGCTTCCGGCTGGAGTGA